The region TGTGAATCGCTACCATCGTAGGCACCGTCTTTGCTGGCTTGCAGCCTTGTCAAGATGCTCGTTTTGTTCAATAGCCAACCGAAAAAATGGATAAGTCCTACATCTGATCCGGTGTTTTTCCTGCGTCGTCGGGAAGCGTTTTGGCTGTTAGAATCGCCAGTCGTTTTTCTGCCAGTCGTTTTATTTGGAGTTGCCCCCGTGATCACTTCCCGACTTCGTACCCTGCGTGACCATATCCGTTGGGCCGTCAGCCGCTTCCATGGGGAGGATCTGTTTTTCGGCCATGGGACCGACAACGCCTGGGACGAAGCCCGTCAACTGGTGCTGGGTGCGCTGCACCTGCCGTGGGAAATTGCCGACAGCTATCTGGACTGCAATCTGGAAGACGATGAGCTGGTCAATCTGCAACGCTTGCTCAAGCGTCGTATCGAAGAACGCATTCCTACTGCGTACTTGTTGGGCGAGGCCTGGTTCTGCGGCATGTCGTTCATCGTCGATGAGCGGGTGCTGATCCCGCGTTCACCGATTGGCGAGCTGATCGAAAAGCGCTTCGCTCCGTGGCTGGGCACCGACCCGGCGCGGATTCTTGACCTGTGCACCGGTTCCGGTTGCATCGGTATCGCCTGTGCCTACGAATTCCAGAACGCCGAAGTGGTGCTGGCCGACCTGTCGTTCGAAGCGCTGGAAGTGGCCAACCAGAACATCGAGCGCCATGGCGTCGATGAGCGGGTGTACACGGTTCAGGGCGATGGCTTTGATGGCTTGCCGGGGCAACGTTTCGACCTGATCGTGTCGAACCCGCCCTACGTCGATGCGGAAGATTTCGCGGACATGCCGGACGAATACCAGCACGAACCGGAATTGGGCCTGGCCTGCGGTGACGACGGTTTGAACCTGGTACGCCGGATGCTCGCCGAAGCGGCGAATCACCTGACCGAGAAGGGCTTGCTGATTGTCGAAGTGGGCAACAGCCAGGTTCACGTCGAAGCGCTGTACCCGGAAGTCGACTTCGCCTGGCTTGATTTCGAGCGCGGTGGGCATGGGGTGTTCATGTTGACGGCGGAGCAGTGCCGCGATCATCAAGCGGTGTTTGCTTCTCGCGTCTGACATAAGAAAGCCTTCGCGAGCAAGCCCGCTCCCACATTGGAATGCATTCTCCTGTGGGAGCGGGCTTGCTCGCGAATAGCCGCGCCTCGGTCTTGAATCTTTACCGGTGCGTCGCAATCCAGATCAACAACCCCGCCTGAAACACCGCAAACGCCACCAGGCAACTGATGGTAAATCGCAGCCCGGCATCTTCGCGCTTGTACTTGGTAACTTTTTCTTCGTGTTTCTTGAGCTTCACTTCCTGCTCGGCCAGGTTCTGCTCGGCCTGCTGAAGCATCTGCGCAGCTTCGAGAATTTCCACCTGCTGCAGCTTTTCGGTATTCCAGTCGGTCAGCAAATCGCTGACCTGCACCTCTTTGACGCTGCCCTTCAAATGCTGGGCGTCGGCGTAAACCACGTCAAAACCATGCACCCGCAAAAAGTGATCGCGGCGCAGGCGCGTGTCTTCGTTCAACGCATCCTTGTTGTTCAGGTCGCTGCCGTCGACGGTGTAGCCGGGCCAGCGTTTTTTCGCCCAGGAAATGCCTTGAGCCGCCAGGTAACGGCCGATGCCACGGTTCATCGGTTCGATCTGCAAGCCGCTGGCCGGTCCGAAATGCACGCGTTTGGTCTCGTGATCGACCCAGACGTCCAGATGATTCTGTTCCTTGCGCACCCGCTGGCCTGGCAGCGAGATGGTCATGCGCATCAGGCTGTGTTCCTTGCTGTTGCGCTCGGCGTAACCGAACTCGACAAAGCGCAGTGGCCGGCCACCCGTATTGCGGTCGGTCTGCAACGGCGCCAGGCGGAGCATCTTGTGGTGCTCGACGTGGACGTCCGCCCACGGCAGCTCGACCACTGGAGGTGCGTCTTTTTCAGCGGTGGTGTCGGGTGAAGTCTGGGTATCAGTCATAACGGCGAGATCCTGTCCAAGCGCTTGCCGCCAGTCATAGCGCTGGCGACAAAGGCTTATCGGCCGTTTTTTTGAAGACTAGAGGGTTAGGGAGCGTTCTCT is a window of Pseudomonas sp. 10S4 DNA encoding:
- the prmB gene encoding 50S ribosomal protein L3 N(5)-glutamine methyltransferase → MITSRLRTLRDHIRWAVSRFHGEDLFFGHGTDNAWDEARQLVLGALHLPWEIADSYLDCNLEDDELVNLQRLLKRRIEERIPTAYLLGEAWFCGMSFIVDERVLIPRSPIGELIEKRFAPWLGTDPARILDLCTGSGCIGIACAYEFQNAEVVLADLSFEALEVANQNIERHGVDERVYTVQGDGFDGLPGQRFDLIVSNPPYVDAEDFADMPDEYQHEPELGLACGDDGLNLVRRMLAEAANHLTEKGLLIVEVGNSQVHVEALYPEVDFAWLDFERGGHGVFMLTAEQCRDHQAVFASRV